A single genomic interval of Notolabrus celidotus isolate fNotCel1 chromosome 13, fNotCel1.pri, whole genome shotgun sequence harbors:
- the fzd3a gene encoding frizzled-3a isoform X2: MDLLWVLSVSMLTVCVAIPMDAAAGSHSLFTCEPITLRMCQGLSYNSTFMPNVLNHYDQQTAALAMEPFHPMVNLQCSPELRTFLCALYVPVCTEYGRMTLPCRRLCLQAKSDCYKLMDMFGVSWPQEMDCNRFPDCDEPYPRRVDLQPVSDTTDSPASVQRDYGFWCPRELKIDPELGYSFMGVKDCSPPCPNMYFTREELMFARYFIGVVSIVCLSATLFTFLTFLIDVSRFRYPERPIIFYAVCYMMVSLVFFLGFLLEDRVSCNAASPGKFRASTVTQGSHNKACTLLFMVLYFFTLAGSVWWVILTITWFLAAVPKWGSEAIEKKALLFHACAWGIPGVLTVTLLAMNKIEGDSMSGVCFVGLYNITALRWFLLAPLGLDVVVGVALLLAGIAALNRVRMEIPLEKENQEKLVKFMIRIAVFSVLYLVPLITVLGCYLYENSYRAIWETTWVQEKCRDYHIPCPYQVERTSRPDLVVFLLKYLMMLIVGIPSVFWVGSKKTCFEWASFFHGKRRKEMVNESRQVLQEPDFAQLLLRDPNTPIVRKSRGTSTQGTSTHASSTHLAMLDEPPSASTSRAGSVRSARSKMSSYHGSLKRSRDGRYTASSFRALDDRLPYGSMPRLNDQSQSRHCSTNRLDSLSRHGSTQRLESQSRHSSVRDLSITTQAILGGHGNGIHRVLEEDGATA, encoded by the exons CCCTTCCATCCCATGGTGAACCTGCAGTGCTCTCCTGAGCTCAGGACGTTCTTGTGTGCGCTCTATGTCCCGGTGTGTACAGAGTACGGCCGGATGACTCTGCCCTGCCGCCGCCTGTGTCTGCAGGCCAAGAGCGACTGCTACAAACTAATGGACATGTTTGGTGTCAGCTGGCCGCAGGAGATGGACTGCAACAG gtTCCCAGACTGTGACGAGCCCTACCCCCGTCGCGTAGATCTGCAGCCGGTCTCAGACACCACTGACTCCCCTGCCTCTGTGCAGCGAGACTACGGCTTCTGGTGTCCAAGAGAGCTCAAGATCGACCCTGAGCTGGGGTACTCCTTCATGGGGGTCAAAGACTGCTCACCTCCCTGTCCTAACATGTACTTCACGAGGGAGGAGCTGATGTTTGCCCGATACTTCATCGGGGTGGTGTCCATCGTCTGTCTGTCGGCCACCCTCTTCACCTTCCTAACTTTCCTCATCGACGTATCACGCTTCCGCTATCCTGAGCGTCCGATCATATTCTACGCTGTGTGCTACATGATGGTGTCTCTGGTGTTCTTCCTCGGTTTCCTGTTGGAGGACAGAGTTTCATGTAATGCAGCAAGTCCTGGAAAGTTTAGAGCTTCAACTGTGACACAAGGCTCGCACAACAAG GCCTGCACCCTCCTCTTCATGGTGCTGTATTTCTTCACGCTGGCTGGCAGTGTCTGGTGGGTCATCCTGACCATCACCTGGTTCCTGGCTGCTGTTCCCAAGTGGGGCAGCGAGGCTATAGAGAAGAAGGCCCTCCTGTTCCACGCTTGTGCCTGGGGTATCCCTGGAGTCCTGACGGTCACCCTTCTGGCCATGAACAAGATCGAGGGGGACAGCATGAGCGGGGTCTGCTTTGTGGGGCTGTACAACATCACCGCCCTGCGATGGTTCCTGCTGGCTCCACTGGGACTCGATGTTGTG GTCGGTGTGGCGCTGCTCCTGGCCGGCATCGCAGCACTGAACAGGGTCCGCATGGAGATCCCTCTGGAAAAGGAGAACCAGGAGAAGCTGGTGAAGTTCATGATCCGTATCGCTGTGTTCTCTGTGCTCTACCTGGTCCCTTTGATCACTGTCCTGGGCTGTTACCTTTATGAGAACAGCTACAGAGCCATCTGGGAGACCACCTGGGTCCAGGAGAAGTGTAGAGATTACCACATCCCCTGTCCTTACCAG GTGGAGCGTACCAGCCGTCCAGACCTGGTGGTGTTCCTGTTGAAGTACCTAATGATGCTGATCGTGGGGATCCCCTCTGTGTTCTGGGTGGGCAGCAAGAAGACGTGCTTCGAGTGGGCCAGTTTCTTCCACGGCAAGAGACGCAAAGA GATGGTCAACGAGAGCCGACAGGTGCTGCAGGAGCCTGACTTCGCCCAgctgctgctcagggaccccaacACCCCCATCGTGAGGAAGTCACGCGGCACGTCCACCCAGGGGACCTCCACCCATGCCTCATCTACACACCTGGCCATGTTGGATGAGCCGCCCAGTGCCAGCACCAGCCGCGCAGGGTCTGTCCGCAGTGCACGCTCCAAGATGAGCAGCTACCATGGCAGCCTGAAGCGTTCCCGAGACGGCAG GTACACAGCCTCCAGTTTCCGAGCCTTAGACGACCGGCTGCCCTACGGGAGCATGCCTCGCCTCAATGACCAATCACAGTCCAGACACTGCAGCACCAACCGCCTGGACAGCCTATCACGGCACGGCTCCACCCAGCGGCTGGAGAGCCAGTCGCGGCACAGCAGTGTCAGAGACCTCAGTATCACCACCCAAGCCATTCTGGGCGGCCACGGGAACGGGATTCACCGGGTTCTGGAGGAGGACGGAGCTACGGCCTGA
- the fzd3a gene encoding frizzled-3a isoform X1, producing the protein MDLLWVLSVSMLTVCVAIPMDAAAGSHSLFTCEPITLRMCQGLSYNSTFMPNVLNHYDQQTAALAMEPFHPMVNLQCSPELRTFLCALYVPVCTEYGRMTLPCRRLCLQAKSDCYKLMDMFGVSWPQEMDCNRFPDCDEPYPRRVDLQPVSDTTDSPASVQRDYGFWCPRELKIDPELGYSFMGVKDCSPPCPNMYFTREELMFARYFIGVVSIVCLSATLFTFLTFLIDVSRFRYPERPIIFYAVCYMMVSLVFFLGFLLEDRVSCNAASPGKFRASTVTQGSHNKACTLLFMVLYFFTLAGSVWWVILTITWFLAAVPKWGSEAIEKKALLFHACAWGIPGVLTVTLLAMNKIEGDSMSGVCFVGLYNITALRWFLLAPLGLDVVVGVALLLAGIAALNRVRMEIPLEKENQEKLVKFMIRIAVFSVLYLVPLITVLGCYLYENSYRAIWETTWVQEKCRDYHIPCPYQVERTSRPDLVVFLLKYLMMLIVGIPSVFWVGSKKTCFEWASFFHGKRRKDRMVNESRQVLQEPDFAQLLLRDPNTPIVRKSRGTSTQGTSTHASSTHLAMLDEPPSASTSRAGSVRSARSKMSSYHGSLKRSRDGRYTASSFRALDDRLPYGSMPRLNDQSQSRHCSTNRLDSLSRHGSTQRLESQSRHSSVRDLSITTQAILGGHGNGIHRVLEEDGATA; encoded by the exons CCCTTCCATCCCATGGTGAACCTGCAGTGCTCTCCTGAGCTCAGGACGTTCTTGTGTGCGCTCTATGTCCCGGTGTGTACAGAGTACGGCCGGATGACTCTGCCCTGCCGCCGCCTGTGTCTGCAGGCCAAGAGCGACTGCTACAAACTAATGGACATGTTTGGTGTCAGCTGGCCGCAGGAGATGGACTGCAACAG gtTCCCAGACTGTGACGAGCCCTACCCCCGTCGCGTAGATCTGCAGCCGGTCTCAGACACCACTGACTCCCCTGCCTCTGTGCAGCGAGACTACGGCTTCTGGTGTCCAAGAGAGCTCAAGATCGACCCTGAGCTGGGGTACTCCTTCATGGGGGTCAAAGACTGCTCACCTCCCTGTCCTAACATGTACTTCACGAGGGAGGAGCTGATGTTTGCCCGATACTTCATCGGGGTGGTGTCCATCGTCTGTCTGTCGGCCACCCTCTTCACCTTCCTAACTTTCCTCATCGACGTATCACGCTTCCGCTATCCTGAGCGTCCGATCATATTCTACGCTGTGTGCTACATGATGGTGTCTCTGGTGTTCTTCCTCGGTTTCCTGTTGGAGGACAGAGTTTCATGTAATGCAGCAAGTCCTGGAAAGTTTAGAGCTTCAACTGTGACACAAGGCTCGCACAACAAG GCCTGCACCCTCCTCTTCATGGTGCTGTATTTCTTCACGCTGGCTGGCAGTGTCTGGTGGGTCATCCTGACCATCACCTGGTTCCTGGCTGCTGTTCCCAAGTGGGGCAGCGAGGCTATAGAGAAGAAGGCCCTCCTGTTCCACGCTTGTGCCTGGGGTATCCCTGGAGTCCTGACGGTCACCCTTCTGGCCATGAACAAGATCGAGGGGGACAGCATGAGCGGGGTCTGCTTTGTGGGGCTGTACAACATCACCGCCCTGCGATGGTTCCTGCTGGCTCCACTGGGACTCGATGTTGTG GTCGGTGTGGCGCTGCTCCTGGCCGGCATCGCAGCACTGAACAGGGTCCGCATGGAGATCCCTCTGGAAAAGGAGAACCAGGAGAAGCTGGTGAAGTTCATGATCCGTATCGCTGTGTTCTCTGTGCTCTACCTGGTCCCTTTGATCACTGTCCTGGGCTGTTACCTTTATGAGAACAGCTACAGAGCCATCTGGGAGACCACCTGGGTCCAGGAGAAGTGTAGAGATTACCACATCCCCTGTCCTTACCAG GTGGAGCGTACCAGCCGTCCAGACCTGGTGGTGTTCCTGTTGAAGTACCTAATGATGCTGATCGTGGGGATCCCCTCTGTGTTCTGGGTGGGCAGCAAGAAGACGTGCTTCGAGTGGGCCAGTTTCTTCCACGGCAAGAGACGCAAAGA CAGGATGGTCAACGAGAGCCGACAGGTGCTGCAGGAGCCTGACTTCGCCCAgctgctgctcagggaccccaacACCCCCATCGTGAGGAAGTCACGCGGCACGTCCACCCAGGGGACCTCCACCCATGCCTCATCTACACACCTGGCCATGTTGGATGAGCCGCCCAGTGCCAGCACCAGCCGCGCAGGGTCTGTCCGCAGTGCACGCTCCAAGATGAGCAGCTACCATGGCAGCCTGAAGCGTTCCCGAGACGGCAG GTACACAGCCTCCAGTTTCCGAGCCTTAGACGACCGGCTGCCCTACGGGAGCATGCCTCGCCTCAATGACCAATCACAGTCCAGACACTGCAGCACCAACCGCCTGGACAGCCTATCACGGCACGGCTCCACCCAGCGGCTGGAGAGCCAGTCGCGGCACAGCAGTGTCAGAGACCTCAGTATCACCACCCAAGCCATTCTGGGCGGCCACGGGAACGGGATTCACCGGGTTCTGGAGGAGGACGGAGCTACGGCCTGA